In Pseudomonadota bacterium, one DNA window encodes the following:
- a CDS encoding enoyl-CoA hydratase/isomerase family protein, producing the protein MGRTNQHARANTRSQARGEQLPNLDALKADPSRLVKTNPCASLIDLGDGCLCFEVHTKMNVLNREVITFLPQAIEQAERNFRALVIGNGGKHFGAGADLRVFLSAAHAGAWHTIETVIRDLQAALQGLRHAGVPVVAAPAGYALGGVLELAMAADACEAHSDVQAGLVETRVGLLPAGGGCLRMVQRYAQDAPDAAEASEPALMNEAWRNICEGKVSSDAAEAKRMRYLRPQDRVSNHRSELLGRAKERGLSLAEASYNPPEPSRLRAAGSAAAKALEAAAETTLQQGAASDHDAFIFGRVAHVLCGGEVAAGTLLSEQAYLDLELEAFLALCGEQKTQARIEHLLSHNRPLRN; encoded by the coding sequence ATGGGTCGAACGAACCAGCACGCGCGTGCGAACACACGGAGCCAGGCAAGAGGCGAGCAGCTGCCCAACCTCGACGCCCTCAAGGCCGACCCCTCTCGATTGGTCAAAACCAACCCCTGCGCATCGCTGATCGACTTGGGCGATGGGTGCCTGTGTTTCGAGGTGCACACGAAGATGAACGTTTTGAATCGGGAGGTGATCACGTTCCTTCCCCAGGCCATCGAACAAGCCGAGCGCAACTTCCGCGCCCTGGTGATTGGAAACGGGGGCAAGCACTTTGGAGCTGGGGCGGACCTGCGCGTGTTCTTGAGCGCGGCACACGCGGGAGCGTGGCACACCATCGAGACCGTGATCCGCGACTTGCAGGCGGCACTGCAGGGCCTGCGCCATGCGGGCGTGCCTGTCGTGGCGGCACCCGCCGGTTACGCGCTTGGAGGTGTTCTGGAGCTGGCAATGGCAGCTGATGCGTGCGAGGCCCACAGCGACGTTCAGGCCGGGTTGGTCGAGACCCGCGTAGGCTTGCTGCCGGCGGGCGGAGGATGCTTGCGGATGGTGCAGCGGTACGCGCAAGATGCTCCGGATGCCGCAGAGGCCAGCGAGCCTGCGCTCATGAACGAGGCCTGGCGCAATATCTGCGAGGGCAAGGTCTCCTCGGATGCCGCAGAGGCCAAGCGGATGCGCTACCTGCGTCCTCAGGACAGGGTCTCCAACCATAGGAGCGAGCTGCTTGGGCGCGCCAAGGAGCGCGGCCTGAGCTTGGCGGAGGCGAGCTACAACCCCCCGGAGCCCTCCCGGTTGCGCGCTGCCGGAAGTGCCGCGGCCAAGGCGCTTGAGGCTGCCGCCGAAACGACGCTACAACAAGGCGCCGCCAGCGATCACGATGCGTTCATTTTCGGCAGGGTCGCTCACGTGCTATGCGGCGGCGAGGTCGCGGCAGGGACTTTGCTCAGCGAGCAGGCATACCTCGATCTCGAGCTGGAGGCTTTCCTGGCGCTCTGCGGCGAGCAGAAAACCCAAGCACGCATCGAGCACCTGCTGAGCCACAACAGGCCGCTTAGAAACTGA
- a CDS encoding EAL domain-containing response regulator, with product MSREKNLGLLGGPNNATRAAIAIETSGATSDETPQDMAPAAPPAPVRVSARKLIVLMVTQPGSGFDTKATLDDENTLALLASSSLHALQQLQASHVDVVVSNQAGNEAVALLETVRYRWPEALRVLYLDEPDIEVLSGAVNRAAVHYTLRSDVGAQALKQCLHSLLSRVRPAGKPVAPERYEPLAPRSEPQERERRPDAGLWRRRYPNAAEVMAEATERTQRMDDSVAIGREPGNQAAQSSPDSGNLGTRFSRAVRGLYCVYQPIVCWSRRRVYGYEALCRSPEPTLASPGALFDLGERLDRVAEIGRAVRGKAGAPLAKQPPDRLLFINVHTKELLDETLFAPDSPLAPISTRVVVELTERAPLEDVEDVSERIAALRKLGFRIALDDIGAGYAGLNCLALVKPDIVKLDMALVRDVEQIATKQRVISMLTELCSDLRIPVVAEGVETAAERDALLALGCDLLQGDLFAKPGPGMPEPTL from the coding sequence GTGAGTCGAGAGAAGAACCTCGGCCTCCTTGGGGGGCCCAACAACGCCACCCGCGCCGCGATCGCCATCGAAACGAGTGGCGCGACCTCGGACGAGACCCCCCAAGACATGGCACCCGCTGCACCGCCGGCGCCGGTGCGCGTTTCGGCAAGAAAGCTGATCGTCCTGATGGTGACCCAACCCGGCTCGGGTTTCGACACGAAAGCCACCCTGGACGACGAGAACACGCTGGCGCTGCTGGCTTCGAGCTCGCTGCATGCACTGCAGCAGCTGCAGGCGTCGCACGTCGACGTGGTGGTCTCGAACCAGGCTGGCAACGAAGCCGTAGCCCTGCTCGAAACCGTACGCTACCGCTGGCCCGAAGCCCTGCGGGTCTTGTACCTCGATGAGCCGGACATCGAGGTGCTCTCGGGCGCCGTGAACCGTGCGGCCGTGCACTACACGCTGCGCAGCGACGTAGGGGCGCAAGCGCTCAAGCAGTGCCTGCACTCGTTGCTCAGCAGGGTACGCCCCGCAGGTAAGCCGGTCGCTCCAGAGCGATACGAGCCGCTTGCGCCGCGGTCAGAGCCGCAGGAACGCGAACGCCGGCCCGACGCCGGCCTGTGGCGGCGCAGGTATCCCAACGCAGCGGAAGTCATGGCGGAGGCCACAGAGCGCACGCAGCGCATGGACGACTCCGTTGCGATCGGGCGCGAGCCGGGCAATCAAGCAGCGCAATCCAGTCCAGATAGTGGCAACCTGGGTACTCGCTTCTCGCGCGCGGTTCGGGGACTGTATTGCGTCTACCAGCCGATCGTGTGCTGGTCCCGTCGAAGGGTCTACGGATACGAGGCGCTCTGCCGATCTCCCGAACCTACGCTTGCGAGTCCCGGTGCCTTGTTCGATCTCGGAGAGCGACTGGATCGGGTGGCCGAAATTGGACGAGCCGTCCGCGGCAAGGCGGGCGCACCGTTGGCGAAACAACCCCCGGATCGTCTGCTTTTCATCAACGTGCACACCAAAGAGCTCCTCGACGAAACACTGTTCGCACCCGACTCGCCTCTGGCGCCGATCAGCACTCGGGTCGTCGTGGAGTTGACCGAACGAGCTCCCCTCGAGGACGTCGAGGACGTGAGCGAGCGCATCGCGGCGTTGCGCAAGCTGGGGTTCCGCATCGCGCTTGACGATATCGGCGCCGGGTATGCAGGCCTCAACTGCCTGGCGTTGGTCAAGCCGGACATCGTGAAGCTCGACATGGCGTTGGTGAGGGACGTAGAGCAGATCGCCACCAAACAACGGGTGATCTCCATGTTGACGGAGCTCTGCTCGGACCTGCGGATTCCTGTTGTGGCAGAAGGTGTGGAGACGGCGGCCGAGCGCGACGCCTTGCTCGCTCTGGGTTGCGACTTGCTTCAGGGCGACCTGTTCGCAAAGCCGGGCCCGGGCATGCCCGAGCCCACGCTCTAG
- a CDS encoding pentapeptide repeat-containing protein produces MTSPKISKDTASDTGWLVPDSGCRQRDLPSALKAVREQQRPVRELGIDLRKAHLTGAELAGIDLSHCDLSGAELSDVDLSSATLVGARLVGATLFRAKLRNCNLMAADLRQAVLNQCDAEHANFGHANLTGAQLFEANLPAVTLVNAKLHGCDLRCAHLRAALLRGAELAQADLSRTDLAACDLEQCRVDNASFTDAKLDGARVRGMAGYETACWIGTRVPSVDFCGAYLFRRFLMDQNYLHEFRSRNRFTRIMYWLWLVTSDCGRSFVRWSVLTAFIAIGYGFLYTKVSVDFGDYQTTLSPYYYSLVTLTTLGYGDAVPASMAAQLVAMSEALLGYVLLGGLLSILSNKLARRAD; encoded by the coding sequence ATGACCAGCCCCAAGATATCGAAGGACACTGCCTCGGACACGGGCTGGCTCGTTCCGGACTCGGGCTGCCGGCAGCGCGATCTGCCCAGTGCGCTGAAGGCGGTCCGAGAACAACAGCGCCCCGTGCGGGAATTGGGGATCGATCTGAGAAAGGCACACCTGACCGGCGCCGAGCTTGCGGGGATTGACCTGTCGCATTGCGACTTGTCTGGAGCCGAGCTCAGCGATGTCGATCTGAGCAGCGCCACGCTCGTGGGCGCGCGGCTCGTGGGAGCCACGTTGTTTCGGGCCAAGCTGCGCAACTGCAACCTCATGGCCGCTGATCTGAGGCAGGCGGTGCTCAATCAGTGCGATGCCGAACACGCGAACTTCGGGCATGCGAACCTCACTGGTGCGCAGCTGTTCGAAGCGAATCTACCCGCGGTCACTTTGGTCAATGCGAAGCTGCACGGTTGCGACCTTCGGTGTGCGCACCTGCGCGCTGCCCTGCTGCGGGGCGCGGAGCTCGCGCAAGCAGATCTCTCGCGGACCGATCTCGCAGCTTGCGACCTAGAGCAATGTCGCGTGGACAACGCGAGCTTCACGGACGCAAAGCTCGACGGGGCTCGCGTGCGAGGCATGGCCGGCTACGAGACCGCATGCTGGATCGGCACGCGCGTTCCCAGCGTAGACTTCTGTGGCGCCTACTTGTTCCGCCGCTTTCTCATGGACCAGAACTACCTGCACGAGTTCAGGAGTCGGAACCGGTTCACACGCATCATGTACTGGCTGTGGCTGGTGACCTCGGACTGCGGTCGTAGTTTCGTCCGCTGGAGTGTGCTCACCGCGTTCATCGCGATCGGATATGGGTTCCTCTACACGAAGGTGTCGGTCGATTTCGGAGATTATCAAACCACGCTGTCGCCCTACTACTACAGCCTTGTAACACTAACCACGCTGGGATACGGCGATGCAGTGCCCGCGTCGATGGCCGCGCAGCTTGTCGCGATGAGCGAGGCGCTGCTCGGCTACGTCCTGCTAGGTGGCTTACTCAGCATTCTGTCCAACAAGCTCGCGAGACGGGCTGACTAA
- a CDS encoding HDOD domain-containing protein translates to MFEFLRRKRIDPRRELQRVLGSYELPSFPALLNRALDRLRDPDSSLGEVAKLIESDPGLSQKLISLVNSSAYALRNPVRNVTHAASMLGRAQLEAHLLSAAVRGVLDRTTEQTGQQRRRFWLSATRRAAAARAFAAELHPATQSESFTAALLQDMAVPLILQHRNPTYGQLLERAQQGELAVWELEREAYGWDHGDVASWLCNEWSFPEALASAIASHHAEIGTEGGLAAVQLAALLLDGDDASDEEHLVQVAQEACGLASERTLALLDRCRSEADELARLLT, encoded by the coding sequence ATGTTCGAGTTTCTGCGTCGCAAGCGCATCGATCCACGGCGTGAGCTCCAACGGGTGCTCGGGTCTTACGAGCTGCCATCGTTTCCGGCACTGCTGAATCGGGCGCTGGATAGGCTACGCGATCCAGATTCGAGCCTCGGCGAGGTCGCGAAACTAATCGAAAGCGACCCGGGGTTGAGCCAGAAGCTCATCAGCCTGGTCAACTCCAGCGCCTATGCACTGCGCAACCCGGTACGCAACGTGACTCACGCCGCTTCCATGCTGGGGCGCGCCCAGCTCGAAGCGCATTTGCTGTCCGCTGCAGTACGTGGTGTCCTCGACCGGACGACGGAGCAGACGGGTCAACAGCGGCGTCGTTTTTGGCTGTCGGCCACCCGGCGGGCCGCGGCCGCGCGAGCGTTCGCTGCGGAGCTCCATCCGGCAACCCAGAGCGAGAGCTTCACGGCCGCGTTGCTGCAAGACATGGCGGTGCCGCTCATCCTACAGCATCGGAATCCGACCTACGGGCAGCTCCTCGAAAGGGCGCAGCAAGGCGAGCTGGCCGTGTGGGAGCTCGAGCGGGAGGCCTACGGTTGGGATCACGGCGATGTTGCATCCTGGCTATGCAACGAGTGGAGCTTCCCCGAAGCTCTGGCTTCAGCCATCGCCAGCCATCATGCGGAGATCGGCACCGAGGGCGGGCTGGCCGCCGTGCAGCTGGCTGCCTTGCTCCTGGACGGCGACGATGCCAGCGACGAGGAGCACCTGGTGCAAGTCGCGCAAGAAGCGTGCGGGCTAGCCAGTGAACGAACGCTCGCGCTTCTCGATCGGTGCCGCTCCGAGGCCGACGAGCTCGCTCGCTTGCTCACGTGA
- a CDS encoding thioredoxin domain-containing protein — translation MTSKYGRWWASGRQAGAAVLVAAAVLHGCDKKPWQGSEGASKQPQATSGQAAAKAGEKNADGTKTAAATAIQGPCGNYAARICKEAGDSSPACRSMTEAAKLLPAQACKLALANMAYSIGVMAEQRKLCVKLVGRLCADLGDQTQTCSMVKDRTKQFTPDRCQSMLGQYDKVLADLKRMEERNQPLAPEQQAKIAAGNAPSFGPKTAKVTVVEFSDFQCPYCSRAVETVHKIREQYPDQVRVVFRQFPLSFHTDANRAAQAALAAHAQGKFWEYHDKLFENQKALDRESLERMAREVGLNLRAFKKALDESTFEAVVNEDLALGKAVSVSGTPSLFVNGVRVTNPYDFAAVSTLIKKKLGQPKQGT, via the coding sequence ATGACGAGCAAGTACGGGCGATGGTGGGCAAGCGGGCGGCAAGCTGGCGCGGCCGTCCTGGTCGCTGCGGCTGTGCTTCATGGCTGCGACAAGAAGCCGTGGCAGGGTAGCGAGGGCGCCTCCAAACAACCGCAGGCCACCTCGGGTCAAGCCGCCGCCAAGGCAGGCGAAAAGAACGCCGATGGCACGAAAACCGCGGCCGCAACAGCAATACAAGGACCGTGTGGCAACTACGCGGCGCGAATCTGCAAGGAGGCTGGTGATAGCTCGCCGGCCTGCCGCTCGATGACCGAGGCTGCGAAGCTGTTGCCGGCTCAAGCCTGCAAGCTTGCGCTGGCCAACATGGCCTACTCCATCGGCGTGATGGCCGAACAGCGCAAGCTCTGCGTCAAGCTGGTAGGCAGGCTGTGCGCGGATTTGGGCGACCAGACCCAGACGTGCAGCATGGTCAAGGACAGGACCAAGCAGTTTACGCCCGATCGGTGCCAGAGCATGCTCGGCCAATACGACAAGGTGCTTGCGGATCTGAAACGCATGGAAGAGCGCAATCAACCGCTGGCCCCAGAACAACAGGCCAAGATCGCAGCGGGGAACGCACCCTCATTCGGTCCGAAGACAGCCAAAGTTACGGTGGTGGAGTTTTCCGATTTCCAGTGCCCTTATTGCTCGCGTGCCGTGGAGACCGTCCACAAGATCCGCGAGCAGTACCCCGATCAGGTGCGTGTCGTCTTCCGCCAGTTCCCGCTGTCGTTCCACACGGACGCCAACCGTGCGGCACAGGCGGCGCTGGCGGCCCATGCACAGGGCAAGTTCTGGGAGTATCACGACAAGCTGTTCGAGAACCAAAAGGCCCTGGACCGCGAGTCCCTCGAGCGCATGGCTCGCGAGGTGGGGCTCAATCTGCGGGCCTTCAAGAAGGCTTTGGATGAGTCCACTTTCGAGGCGGTTGTGAACGAGGACCTGGCGCTTGGCAAAGCGGTTTCCGTCTCGGGTACTCCGTCGCTATTCGTCAACGGAGTGCGCGTGACCAACCCGTACGACTTTGCGGCGGTCTCGACGCTGATCAAGAAGAAGCTCGGCCAGCCCAAGCAAGGCACTTGA
- a CDS encoding sulfatase-like hydrolase/transferase, with product MAVLPRRRPGRRRCYSAHGRMALIGLVCWVVSSACAKKHEPELASRPALSAVDLEFRRAGSFGAFLDKLPGFTRVGGEQLRLVRPLPGSAARSSYRRIAIRPGPSRKIAGAAVKLRATLGAVIQGDQATFSFDCEGLVRPWLRGWFFGTWRAKRVATLDIEVGGSSYPVRFTREPHRLFRYDLPLPQSFCQDKRRDRLKLVARPADSGLALTWPVLVSRTAEAYPPVILISLDGLRADSWDGRSSRPPSLQQFHDDSLRYRRCYTSSPGTSESHSTLLSGLRPGAIGQHASGEVLSLVSNLRDAGYTTLGFVGGGLMRARFGFRSGHPGFAQGFDLYLEGLQVLAARRRSRTRQIGDPLRAEAKLHTHTLGPTLERSLRWFRKYPSEPVFQLLHAYDVQEYRSVARAYWDRTLEKGLGLGAERADIERCAKRVGLTRGERMIVHFPFSKGSGEDRVELAQEDRTCHRKLTGLLYEARVRSSEDTLARYFDALRQLGAYDRALILLTSDHGESLLDERGSDGRLHWGHARPTIKNLHVPLWIKLPGRTKQGKDIDDVVGLVDVRATIGGALGVKLDGRDGIDLLGQRHERARPLSFAALRGGRGAILPNGDVCSWTGPLTKRKTARSTGKPSGSEAGTRQANASRPSGAAFRYYHAGRWGPGDATARSRCETALARIDHKPAVTR from the coding sequence ATGGCGGTGCTGCCGCGGCGCCGTCCGGGTCGCCGGCGCTGCTATTCAGCGCATGGTCGCATGGCGCTGATCGGTCTGGTGTGTTGGGTCGTGTCATCGGCCTGTGCGAAGAAACACGAGCCGGAGCTTGCGTCGCGGCCTGCGCTGTCCGCTGTCGATCTGGAGTTCCGGCGTGCCGGCAGCTTTGGCGCCTTCCTCGACAAGCTGCCTGGCTTCACCCGGGTTGGGGGCGAGCAGCTACGTCTTGTGCGACCGCTCCCAGGCAGCGCAGCGCGTTCGTCCTATCGGCGCATCGCAATCAGGCCGGGGCCTTCCCGCAAAATCGCGGGAGCGGCGGTCAAGCTGCGTGCGACGTTGGGAGCCGTCATCCAGGGTGACCAGGCGACGTTCTCGTTTGACTGTGAGGGGCTCGTCCGGCCTTGGTTGCGAGGCTGGTTTTTCGGTACCTGGCGAGCGAAACGGGTCGCAACCTTGGATATCGAGGTGGGCGGCAGCAGCTATCCGGTGCGTTTCACGCGCGAGCCCCACCGCCTTTTTCGATACGACTTGCCCCTTCCGCAGTCGTTTTGCCAGGACAAGCGCCGCGATCGGCTCAAACTGGTCGCGCGTCCTGCAGATAGCGGCCTCGCACTGACGTGGCCGGTGCTGGTCAGTCGCACGGCGGAAGCGTATCCACCGGTGATTCTGATTTCCCTCGACGGCCTGCGCGCAGACTCATGGGACGGGCGCAGCTCGCGTCCGCCATCGCTTCAACAGTTCCACGACGATTCACTACGCTACCGGCGTTGCTACACCTCCTCCCCCGGGACCTCGGAATCGCACTCCACGCTGTTGTCGGGTTTGCGTCCTGGTGCAATTGGGCAGCATGCGAGCGGCGAAGTGCTGTCACTCGTATCGAACCTGCGGGATGCCGGTTACACCACACTGGGTTTCGTGGGCGGCGGCTTGATGCGTGCCCGCTTTGGCTTTCGATCCGGCCATCCGGGCTTCGCGCAGGGGTTTGACCTGTACCTGGAGGGGCTGCAGGTGCTGGCCGCTCGGCGTCGTTCGCGCACGCGCCAGATCGGGGATCCGCTACGCGCTGAGGCCAAGCTCCATACCCATACACTTGGGCCAACACTCGAACGCTCCTTGCGCTGGTTCCGCAAGTATCCTTCCGAGCCAGTCTTCCAGTTGTTGCATGCCTACGACGTTCAGGAGTACCGCAGCGTCGCACGGGCCTACTGGGATCGGACGCTCGAAAAAGGGCTGGGCTTGGGAGCCGAGCGCGCCGATATCGAGCGCTGCGCCAAACGCGTCGGTCTTACCCGGGGCGAGCGCATGATCGTTCATTTTCCTTTCAGCAAGGGCTCGGGTGAGGATCGGGTCGAGCTGGCACAGGAGGATCGGACCTGTCACCGCAAGCTCACCGGGTTGCTTTACGAGGCTCGCGTGCGCAGCTCCGAGGACACCCTGGCGCGCTACTTCGATGCACTGCGCCAGCTGGGAGCCTACGATCGGGCGCTCATCCTCCTGACCTCGGACCACGGCGAGAGCCTGCTCGACGAGAGGGGGTCCGATGGGAGGCTACATTGGGGCCATGCTCGGCCAACGATAAAGAACCTGCATGTGCCCCTGTGGATCAAGCTCCCGGGGCGGACCAAGCAGGGCAAAGACATCGACGACGTCGTCGGGCTTGTAGACGTGCGCGCGACGATCGGGGGCGCGCTGGGAGTGAAGCTCGACGGACGCGATGGGATCGATCTGCTTGGCCAGCGGCACGAGCGGGCGAGGCCGCTGAGCTTCGCTGCGCTCCGCGGCGGCCGGGGAGCTATCCTGCCAAACGGCGATGTCTGCTCCTGGACGGGCCCCCTGACCAAACGCAAGACCGCAAGATCAACTGGCAAGCCGAGCGGGTCGGAGGCTGGCACGCGTCAAGCGAATGCGAGCAGGCCCTCCGGAGCCGCCTTTCGCTACTACCACGCCGGCCGCTGGGGCCCCGGCGATGCGACTGCGCGCAGCCGTTGCGAAACGGCTCTGGCACGCATCGACCACAAGCCTGCGGTTACTCGGTAG